CATGTCGTGGTTGTCTTCGTGGATCGGCTTGCCGACACGCTTGAACGTGCGCGCGCCGTCTGTGCTCTTCATCGTGAACTGCGACAGCACGAGCAGCGTGTTCGCATTCGACGGATCGATGCCGAGCCGGCTGAAATAGTACGGACGTTGGTTGAGGATCGTGTCGGCGGACATCATGCGCCAGGTGTTGCCGTCGTCGTCCGAGCGCCACAGCACGCCCTCTTTGGACTGGATGATCGCATACACGCGTCCGCCCCTGCCGACGGCGACGCCGATGCGGCCCGTCAAACCACTCGGCAATCCGTTGCCGGTCAGCTTCGTCCATGTCTTGCCGCCATCGGTTGAACGGTAGAGACCGCCGTCGGGTCCACCGCTGACCTGCTCCCACGGACGGCGCCGGTACTGCCACATGCCGGCGAACACGACGTTGGGCCGGGTCGGATCCCACGCCATATCGGACACGCCGGTCTGCGGTCCGACATACAACGTCTTGGTCCAGGTCTTGCCGCCGTCGGTCGTGCGATAGACGCCGCGATCTTCACTATCATTGAAGAGATCGCCGAGCGCGCCGACGAGCGCGATATTCGCGTCGTGCGGATCGACGAGGATGCGCGAGATGTGTTTGCTGCGCTCGAGGCCGCGGTGGGTCCACGTGGTTCCGCCATCGGTCGACAGCCACACGCCGTCGCCCCACGAGACGTCTGAGCGCGGGTTGGACTCGCCCGTTCCGACCCACACGACGTTCTTGTTCGAAGCCGCGATCGCGATGGCGCCGATCGCGTTGACATCGATCGAATCGCCGACCGATTCCCAGGTCGTACCGGCGTCGTGCGAACGCCAGACGCCGCCGCCCGCCGCGCCCGCGTAATAGAGGAACGGGTCCGCGTCGGTGCCTGCCACCGCGGCCATCCGCCCGCCGGACAGCGCGGGACCGATCGCTCGCCATTTGAGATTCGCGTAGGGCGACGTATCCCCAGCCGCCGGGACAGCTGCCTGCAACACGAACATGCACGCGATAAACGTTTCGATATATCGACGCATCGGACCGCAATTCGTGCGCGCGCGTTTGACAACCTCGCGATGGCATGTTACCATACCTATCTAGTTGTAGCGGCCGAATCTTGTTCGGCCAAGACATCGGAGGAGACGTTTTTTGAGCAAGTTCACGACGCCGCAAACGGTGACCGCGACCCTGACCGGGATCGCGTCGCTGTGCGTCATGCTTCGCGACGATGCGGGCATGAACGGCGTTGGAGTGTGCGGGGATTTGCCTAACGGCGTGTGACCGGGTCGAAAGACCCCGATCGATGCCGACGAGGCCCCCGCACACTGCGGGGGCCTCGTTGTTTATTCCATCTCGCGCCGGTTGAGAGGGGAGGTGAGATCATGGATCGGGATTGGTTGCGAGCCGTACGCGAGCGGCAGGACGAGGTGCGCGAAGAAATCGTGCGCCATCGTCTGGGTGTCACGCTGCGCGTGGGCCGCGCGCCTGCGAGCGGCATCGCCGGCCGCTGGCGTCGGTCGCTGGGGCGAATCGTCATCGGGCTGGGTCAGCTCATCCACGGTGACGAGCGCTCGGGCGAGCACGCGTCGCTGCCGTGCAACTGACGGCGATGACGGACGCAAGAATCGGATGGCGGGCACGGCGCACGGCGCACTCTACTGCGCGTCGTGACGCCATTCGATCGGGACAGTGAGAGCAGGTGTGAGTCAAGCAAGACCGGATAGAATGCTAATGCCTGTGGGCGCTATGATGAGCACATGGCACACAGCTCATTTCGAGTGATCGCTCTGCCGACCACCGTCGCACAACTCGTGCGCGAGACCATGCGTTCGCCCGGCTACGGACACCCGGCATCCGATGATGTGGCCCAAGGGTACGGGCCCTGCCGGCATTGTCTGCGGGCGTTCGCCGTCGGACGCGAGCATCGCATCCTGTTCACATACGACCCATTTTCGGGTAATGAGACTTTGCCGCTTCCCGGCCCCGTCTTCGTCCACTCAGATGTTTGCGCACGCTATCCTGAAGAAGCGGGCTTTCCGGATGATCTGCGCGCGCACGCGCTCACGCTCAACGCCTACGCGCGCGGACGCAAGCTCATCGAGCAAGCATACGTCACGAACGGCGCGGTCGAGGAAATGGTTGAGCGGCTCCTGGCGCGCACGGATGTCGACTACATCCACGTGCGCGATACCGGTGCGGGATGCTACGATTTCCGCATAGAGCGAACAGCGCTTAGGCCGTCGCAGTCCGCACTCGTGACGGCTAGGAACCTACCGGACGTCCAACGTCAGGATGTTGGACCGTAGCTGCTGACCGAGGGTCGCGAAGAAATAGAACGTGTACCGCCCGGGCTTATGGAAATCATAGAACTGGCTTAAGTCAGCCGTGTTTTTCAACGTTTCACCCGTACCTATGTTTGTACCGGGAGGAATGCTACCTGAGAACGGGACTTCGTGCGTCTGCGCGATCCAGGTTCCATCCGGTCCAGTACCGCGCAATGCATAGTCAATGAGCGAGCCTGTGCGATAGGGTGACCCGAAGTTCTTCAACGCTAATGTCGCCGTGATCGGCTCGCCGACGTCGACCTCATGTTGATCAAGCCTCACAGCGAGAGCCAAGTTGTTTTCCGCGGGGCCGAAGGTGAATTCGGTCGGCCCTGCTTCAACGACGTCTAGCGTCTGAATGTTGGACTTCAGAATAGCATAAATCGGAGCTTCATAGCCCAGCGTGAGGGCGGTTTCGCATACGAATGTGTATCTTCCGGGGGTCCGAAAATCATACACCATACCGAGATCGGTGACGGGATTCACATACGTCGAGCCGTTGCGCAAATCCATACCTGTGGAGATGCTGCCAGAAAATCCTTGCCCGCGATCGTCTTTCTCGATCGGCATACCTCCCGGTCCGGTCCCTGTCACCGTGTATTCCAGAACTGAGCCGATACGGAAAATGCGTATCGGGGCGCCGAAGTTTGTTATCGCAAACTTGATCGCTATCGCCCCCCCCGCATTTACAACGTGCTGTTCAAGCTTGGCGCCTAGCGCCAGATTTTTCACAGTTGGACCGAACGTGTAATCGCCCCGTCCTTCCTCTATTGTATGCGCATTTGCCAATTGCATGGTTATTGCCGCAAGGACCAAAGCGCTTGCAATGGCCGCTGCTCTTCGCCGTACGACAATCATATCAATATCCTATGCTCGCATGCGGGCGCGTGAGAATGCCACTTGGTTTCGGCCCGCGTGTTTGGCTTCGTACATGCGCTGATCCGCGGACTCGAGCAGCCTCTCGGTGGGTTGGCGTTCGTCGGTCGCGACGTCCATCGGGAAGTGCGCAACGCCGATGCTCACCGTGATATGCACGCCCGGTAGATCGGGTCGCGATGCCAGGGCGCTGAAGTCTTCTGCAGCCACGCGCGCGCACAAGGTGCGCGCAAGCTCGATCGAGGCGTCTTTGCTTCGGTCGAGCAGCGCGATGCAGAACTCGTCACCGCCGTTGCGCCCGGCAAAGCCATGGGCTTGCTCCGCTGTGTGCGCGAACATCGCAGCTAGCCGGCGCAGCAGCTGATCGCCGGCAGCATGTCCGAATGTATCGTTCCAATCCTTAAAGCGGTCGGTATCGATGAAGCACAGCGCGACATCCCGCGTCGCCCCTGGGCGCGTTTCCGTGCGGCGGGCTTCCATCTCATCGCGCAGCCGCTTCCGGAATCCGGCTGGCGTCAACAGACCAGTAAGCTGGTCGCGTGTCGCCTCGCGGCGCACGCGGTCGGCGAACAGCGCCCGTGCCAGCGCGTCGCCGGCGAGCGAAGCGATCGTCAGGAACGTCATCGCGTCGTCGTCTGTGAAGGGCTGCGCGCGCGGCCGGTCGGCATACAGCACGCCGATCACTTCGGCGCGCTCGTTCGTGCCCGGTGGCCGCACGAGCGGCACCGCGAGACCCCACACCGTGTCGCGGCTGCCGGCGATCGGGCCCGCGTTGACGCGCTGCAGCGCAGCTTCTGCGGCCAGGTCGTACACGCCAAGCTCCGCCGGCAATCCACTGGTGCGTGGACCGACGATCGCCGGCTTGCCCTCGCGGCGCACCCAATCGGCGATGGTGTCGCCGTCGTAGGCCGCGCCTTCGCGCAAGAAGCCGACGTAGCCGACGCCCGATCGCGCCCCAAGCATCAAGCGCTGACCGTCGACGTATAGACAGAGCAGTGATTGCGTGTGTACGAGCGTAGCTGTGCGTTCGACGATGCGGGCGCACGTCTCGAGCGTCGATTCACCGGCACCCGTGAGCGTCGGTGCTATCTGCTGCAGCGTCTCAAAACGAAGTTCGGCTCGGCGCGCGCGGCGGCGTAGGCCGATGATGACCACGCATTGGGCGACGACCAGCGCCGCGGCGATGAGGAAAAACACCGTCGCGACGACGTACGAGCCGTTCGCCACCGGACTCAAGGCTTCTTGACGCGCTCCTTCTTCGGCATCGGCCGCGCCGGATTGCCGGCGACTCGCTCGCCGGCCGGCACGTCGTGCGTGACGACCGAGCCGGCTCCGGTCAGCGCTCCATCACCGATTTCCACCGGCGCGACAAGAGACGTGTTCGAGCCGATCGACGCGCGCGCGCCGACCACGGTCTTGTTCTTGCGCTCGCCGTCGTAGTTGCACGTGATCGTGCCCGCGCCGATGTTGGCCTCGTCGCCGATCTCCGCATCGCCCAAATAACTGAGATGACTGGCCTTCGCGCCGCGCCCCAAGCGCGAATTCTTGATCTCGACGAAATTGCCGACGCGCGCAGCTTCTTCGATCTGCGCGCCGTTCCGGATGTGAGCGAACGGACCTACGGTGGCTTTGCTGGCGACCGCGGAGTCGCGCACGACGGAATACGTGATGGTGACATCCCTGCCGATCGTCGCGTTGTGCAGGGTCGTGTTCGGACCGATCACAGAACCCGGGCCGACGACGCTCGTGCCGAGCACGTGCGTCTGCGGCAACAGGGTGACGTCTGCCGCAAGATCTACATCTGCATCCACGTACGTCGTCTGCGGATCGACGATCGAGACTCCCGCGAGCATGTGCTCGCGCAGTATGCGACGCTGCATCACGCGGCGCGCGATGGCCAGCTCCACGAGCGTGTTCACGCCGAGCACGCTGTGATGATCCTTGCTGACCACCGCCTCGACCAGCGCGCCCGAATCGACCGCCAGCTGGACGCAATCCGTCAGGTACAGCTCTTTTTGCGCGTTCTTGGTGTTCAGGCGCTTCAAGTAGTCGCGCAGGGCCGATGCCTTGAAGCAGTACGCGCCGGCGTTCACCTCGGTGATCAGCAGCTCATCAGGCGTCGCATCGGTGTGTTCGACGATGCGCGCGGGGCGACCCGATCGCCGCACCACGCGGCCGAAACTCGTCGCGCCGGGCATGTGCGTGGTGAGCATCGAGAGGGCGGCGCGGCCGCGCTCGCGCACGTCGACGACGGCGCCAAGTAGCGCCGGCGTCAGCAGCGGCATGTCGGCGTTGACGACCAGCACCGGATCGTCGCCGGGCAGTTCGTCCATCGCCAGCCGGGCTGCGTGACCCGTGCCGTTTTGGGGCTGCTGCACGACGGTGTGCGCGCCGAGCTTCTCGAGCGGCTCTTCGAGTTCTGGACTGACGACGACGACGATCCTCGCAGGATCGATGCCTGCCTTGACCACCGCGAGCAGCACGTGCTCGAACATCGTGCGCCCGCACAGCCGATGCAGCACTTTGGGCAAACTGCTCTTCATGCGCGTGCCCTTGCCGGCGGCCAGGATGATTGCGTTCGCACGCGGGCTCACACTGATTGCTCCGCGCCGACGGCATGCGGGCGTTGCAGACGCTCGAGCAGTGCGTCGATGCGCGCCAGCGTCACGTCGCGGCCCAAAATCGCGCAGACCTCGAAGATGCCGGGGCTGACCGCTTGGCCGGTGACCGCGACGCGCAAGGGATGGATAAAGGCTGCGGCCTTGAGCGCAGTGCGCTCGGCGAGTCCACGGATTGCCTTTTCGACCGCTTCCGGCGTGAAGCCATCCGACGAGGCAGCGCTTAGGGCTTCGCGAACTTCGCGCAGGCGCGCAACCGCTTCCGGCGACGCGCAGTATTTCGCCAGCGCCTCAGGCGCCGGCTCGATCGGTCCGCGCGTGAAGAAATACGCGCCTTGATCGGCGATCTCGGCCACCGTATAGGCGCGTTCTTGCAACAGCCCGACGACCCGCGCGACGTGGTCCGCGTCGATGCGATCGGGTACGGGCGTGCGCTGCTCGAGCAATTCGATGACCCGCCGCGCAAGCTCGTCCGGCGGCAGCTGCTTGAGGTATTCTTTATTCATCCAGGCGAGTTTGGCGTGGTCGAAGATCGCCGGGTGCTTGACGACGCCCTCGATCGTGAAGTCGCGCACCATCTCGGCGCGCGTCATCAGCTCGCGATTGCCGCCCGGCGACCAGCCCAGCAGCACCAAGAAGTTCACCAGCGCCTCGGGCAGATAGCCGAGCGCTTCGTATTCGTTCACGAAGGTCGCGCCGTCGCGTTTGCTCAGCTTGCGGCGCTGCTCGTTGAGGATGATCGGGATGTGTGCGAACCGCGGCGGCTGCCAGCCGAGCGCTTCATAGATAAGCAGCTGTTTCGGGGTGTTCGCCAGATGCTCTTCGCCGCGGATCACGTGCGTGATCTGCATCGCGTGATCGTCGACGACGGCGGCGAAGTTGTAGAGCGGCCCGCCATCGCTCTTGACGATGACGAAATCGCCGATCGTGCCCGCCGGGAACTCCACCCGGCCGCGCACGATGTCGTCGACCACAACTGCGCGCAGCGGATCGACGCGCATGCGAAGCGCGGGGCGCACGCCTTGGCCGATCAGCTCCTCGCGCATGCGAGGTGTGAGGCTTGCGCAGGTGCATTCGCCGCTGCGCTCGGCCGCAGGCGCTGATTCAGGATCAGATTCGTCATCCGGCTCCTCGGAACGCTCGTCCATTTTCTTGGGACCGCAAAAACATTCGTACACCGCGTTGCGTGCCAGCAGTTCTTTCGCCGCGGCGCGATGCAGTTCGACGCGCTCGCGCTGCCGGTACGGCCCGAACGGACCGCCGACGTCAGGACCCTCATCCCAATCAAGCTCGAGCCAGCGCAGCGCGCGGTAGATCGCGTCGACGTATTCGTCCGAATAGCGCGTGCTATCGGTGTCCTCGACCCGCAGCACGAACGTGCCGCCGTTGTGGCGCGCGAAGAGCCAGTTGAAGAGCGCGGTACGCGCGCCGCCCACATGCAAGAAGCCGGTCGGACTCGGTGCGAAACGCACCCGGACCGGCGCCGCGCCCACGAACGCGCTGTCCTTTACGCTTCGACCCGTTTGCCGCATTCGCGGCGCACGAAGTCGACGATGGTCGCGATAGGCGTGCCGGGGGTGAACACGGCGGCGACGCCTGCGTCGAGCAGCGGCTGGATGTCCTCGTTGGGAATCGTTCCGCCGCCGAAGAGCACGATGTCGCCGGCGTCCGCTTCGTCGAGCAGCTGCTTGATGCGCGGAAAGAGCGTCAGATGCGCGCCGGAAAGGATCGACAATCCGATGCCGTCCACGTCCTCTTGGATCGCCGCCTCGACGACTTGCTCGGGCGTCTGGTGCAGCCCGGTGTAGATCACTTCGAAGCCGGCATCGCGCAGCGCGCGCGCGATCACTTTGGCGCCGCGGTCGTGACCGTCGAGCCCTGCTTTGGCGACGAGGATACGGATCGGGCGTGCCACGCTAGATGAACGCCGGCTCGCGGTAGCGGCCGAAGATCGGCACGAGCGCCTCGGAGATCTCGCCCAGCGTCGCTTTGCTCTTCACGCAGTTCAGATAGTGGGGCATCAGGTTCTCGCCGCTCTCGGCGGCGCGTTTGAACGCGGCCAGCGCCGATTCGACCATCCCGGCGTCACGCGAGGCGCGATACGCCTGCACGCGCTCGCACTGCTCGAGCTCGATCGCCCGGTCGATCTTGAGCAGCGAGATCTGCTGCTCTTCTTCGACCACGAAATCGTTGACGCCGACGACGATGCGCTCGCCGTTCTCGAGCTCGCGCTGGTAGACGTACGCCGCGTCGGCGATCTCGCGCTGGAAGAACCCGTTGTGGATGGCGGGGATGACGCCGCCCTGCTCGTCGATGCGCCGGAAGTAGTCCTCTGCGGCCGCCTCGAGTTCGTTCGTCAGCTTCTCGACGAAATACGAGCCGCCCAGCGGGTCGATGACGTTGCCCGCGCCGGTCTCGTACGCGATGATCTGCTGCGTGCGCAGCGCGATCGCGACGTTCTTCTCGGTGGGCAGCGCGAGCACTTCGTCGAGCGAATTGGTGTGCAGCGATTGCGTGCCGCCAAGCACCGCCGCCAGCGCCTGGAACGCGGTGCGCATGATGTTGTTCTCGGGCTGCTGCGCGGTCGCCGAACAGCCCGCGGTCTGCGTGTGGAAGCGCAGCGCCCACGAGCGCGGATTCTTGGCGCCGTACTTCTCGCGCATGTGGCGCGCCCAGATGCGGCGCGCGGCGCGGAACTTGGCGATCTCTTCGAAGAAGTCCGAATGTGAGTTGAAGAAGAACGACAGACGCGGTGCGAAGTCGTCGACGTCCATTCCGGCGGCGACGCCGGCTTCGACGTATGCGAAGCCGTCCGCCAGCGTGAACGCGAGCTCTTGCGCGGCGGTCGAACCGGCTTCACGGATGTGATAACCGGAGATGGAGATCGTGTTCCACTTCGGCACGTTCTTGGCGCAATACGCCATCATGTCGGTGATGATGCGCATCGACGGTTCGGGCGGGTAGATCCACTCTTTCTGTGCGATGTACTCTTTGAGCATGTCGGCCTGCATGGTGCCGCCGAGCCGCTCCTGCGGCACGCCCTGCGCCTCGGCGGTCGCGATATACATCGCAAGCGCCACCGGCGCGGTGCAGTTGATCGTCATCGAGGTCGTGATCGAGCCCAGGTCGATGCCGGCGAACAGGTCTTGCATGTCCTGCAGCGTCGAGATCGCGACGCCGCATTTGCCGACTTCGCCGAGCGAGCGCGGGTGATCCGAATCGTAGCCCATGAGCGCGGGCATGTCGAAGGCGACCGACAGACCGGTTTGCCCTTGCTCGAGCAAGAACTTGTAGCGTTGGTTGGTCTGCTTGGCCGTGCCGAAGCCGGCGAACTGGCGCATCGTCCAGAGCCGGCCGCGATACATCGTCGGGTGGATGCCGCGCGTGTACGGATACTGGCCCGGATACGAAAGATCGCGATCGTAGTCGATGCCCGAGAGATCTTCAGGCCCGTACAACGGCTTGAGGGGATGATCGGAAAGCGTGCGGTCGTTCGCGCCCGGCAGCTTGGCCGAGGTGTCGAACTGGGCTTCCCAACGCGCTTTTGAAGCCTCCACGGCTCCGTTGCCGCTAGCGCTCTCGCCTTTGCCGTTTACCAGCTTTGCCACGAGGTTAATCGTCCTTTATCCTTATTATGGGCCGCTTCCACGTTTTTCGCGCTGCGGACAAGGCTCGCCTGCGCTCGGAGGCCAAAGCGGTGGCGTAGAGAGGCGAACCGCAATGGCACATGAGGGCATCCACGCCACCGTCAAAGCCGCAGCTGCGGCACCCAAGCTCGGACTCGCCGCATTGGTGCTCGCGCATGGCAGCATGGAGCTTGAGTATTACGCGCCGCACGGGCGCGATACGCAGATGCCGCACGATCGCGACGAGCTTTATGTCGTCATCTCGGGGCACGGGTGGTTTCGCAACGGCGATGCTCGCCACGAGTTCGGACCGAACGACGTGCTCTTCGTGCCCGCGAAGACCGAACATCGATTCGAGCAGTTCAGCGACGACTTCGCGACCTGGGTGATATTCTGGGGTCCGTCAGGCGGCGAGCGCTAAAGCGACGGTTCTCGCGCAACGAGGCCTTGACCAAGGCTGTCCCGGCTTGATATAATCCGGGGGCACTTACGACTACCCTTCGCACCGGACGGCGCCTCGGCTGCCAGTCCGGTCGGCAAAGACGAAGGCCGCAAAATCAAAAGCTCGCGCTTTGCTTTGAGGGTAGCCTGCACCAGCGGGCTTTTTTGTTTCCCGCGGTAACCATAAAGGAGGTCGCCAACGAATACCAGCGTGATGACGCGCGGCGAAGTCGCCAGCCATTAGCTCGAAAGCGCTACGCGTCAACGAACAGATCCGCGTCCCCCAAGTCCGCGTGATCGCGGACGACGGTGCCCAACTCGGCATCATGTCCACCTACGACGCCATCCGGCTCGCCCGGGAACGCGGCGTCGACCTGATCGAAGTCTCGCCGACCGCGGCGCCGCCGGTGTGCCGGCTTGACGACTACGGACGGCTCCGCTACGAGCAGGACAAGAAGGACCGAGAGACGCGCAAGAAATCGCACAAGATGGAGCTCAAGGAAGTCAAGCTCCGTCCGAAGATCGAGGAACACGACTACCAGACCAAGTTCCACACCGCCGAACGGCTGCTGCAAGACGGCGACAAGTTGAAGGTCACGATCATGTTCCGCGGTCGAGAGATATCGTATTCGCAGCACGGCAGACGGCTGCTCGATCGCATGGCGCAAGACACCGCGCCGATCGCGATCGTCGAACGCGAACCGCGGCTTGAGGGACGCAACATGTTCATGATCCTCTCGCCGAAGCCCGAAGTCGTCGCCGCGCACAGCGCGGCCAAAGCGGCGCATATCGCCGCCGAAGCCGCCAAACACCCGAAACCGGTTGAGGTCAAGAATGCCTAAATTGAAAACACATCGCGCGACCGCCAAGCGCGTCAAGAAGACGGGCACGGGCAAGTTCGTGCGCGAGCGGCAGTTCTCGGGATGCAGCCACATCCTGACCAAGAAGTCGCCGAAACGCATCCGCAAGTTCCGCAAGCAGACGTTGGTCGACAAGACGGATCTGAAGAAGCTGCAAGTCCATCTGCCGTACGCATAACGGTCGAATAGATTGACGGCCGAATAAATTCGGCCGCTACATTTAAGAGGAAAGAATAGATTATGGCACGCGTCAAACGCGGGATGATGTCGCTCAAGAAGCGACGCAAAGTTCTCAAGGCGGTCAAAGGGTTCCGGGGCGCCCGCGGCCGGACATACAAGGCCGCCAATGAGGCGCTGCTGCATTCGCTCACGTACGCGTTTCGCGACCGGCGCGTCCGCAAGCGCGATTTCCGAGCGCTGTGGATCGCGCGCATCAATGCGGCCGCACGGCGCGAGGGGCTGACGTACAGCCGCCTCATGAGCGGACTCAAGAAAGAGGGCCTGGCGATCAACCGTAAAGTGCTCGCAGACCTTGCGATCAACGATCAGGCCGCGTTCGCGCGCTTGCTCGAGATCGCGAAGAAGCACGCGCCGGCCGCCGCCGGAGCGTAACGCACATGGCTGTGGCGGCGGGCTTCCATAGCCCGCACGTCCGCGCAGCTCGTCTCCTCCACACGAAGAAGCATCGCGCCGAGGCGCGGTGCTTTCTCATCGAGGGCCCGGCGCTTATCGAAGCGGCGCTCGGCAACGACATCATTCCCAGTGCGGTCTTCTGCCTCTCGGAGGCCCGGCCCGAATCGGCGGCCTGCGTCGAGCTCGCACAACAGGCGGGCGTGCCGGTCTACGCGGTGGACGAGCGCACGCTTGAATCGCTCGCACAGACGCGGACGCCGCAAGGCGTCGTCGCGCAGGTAGGCTTCATCGATCGCGACGTCGCGGCGCTGCATAAGCTGGTGCCGCCTCAAGGCGCGGCGGTAGTGCTCGTCCTGGATGACCTCGATGATCCTGGCAACGCCGGCACGCTTGTCCGCAGCGCAGAAGCGTTCGGCGTGAGCGCGGTCTGCTTCGGCCCGGCTTCCGTCGAGCCGTACAATGATAAGCTGGTACGCGCAAGCATGGGAGCGCTCTTCCGCGTGCCCATCGTGCGCTACGCCGCGTGGTCGGAATTGGCCGGGGCGCTCGGCAAAGGGGAGCTCAGCGTGATGGGTGCCTCGGCCACCGGACCGGACATACGTTCGGTCGAGCTTCCCCAACGCAGCGCGCTCGTGCTGGGCAACGAACGCCATGGGCTTCGCGCGGTGCCGGCGGACGCATTCGCAATGGTGGTCGGCATTCCGCAGCGGCCGGCCGGCGAGTCCCTCAACGTCGCCGTCGCAGGCTCGATCGTGCTCTATGAATTGGCTCGCTGTGGATTGCGCTTAAGCACTGAACGATGAGAACAAAAGCCCATGAAATGTCAAGTCCTCGGCGCCCTTGTTATACCACCGGACGTATGTTATACTCAGGTCCGGCGAACAGGAGTACGAAGGAGGTCTTGCATCCCGGATGCTTTCTCCAGTGCTGTTTTGGAAATTGTTCATCACGACCGGGTCGGTCAAAGCATACCTCATCTACCGTCGAATGGCGCCATCAGCATCAAACTAGGATAATCGGGACTCTTCTATGT
This DNA window, taken from Candidatus Eremiobacteraceae bacterium, encodes the following:
- a CDS encoding RNA methyltransferase → MAVAAGFHSPHVRAARLLHTKKHRAEARCFLIEGPALIEAALGNDIIPSAVFCLSEARPESAACVELAQQAGVPVYAVDERTLESLAQTRTPQGVVAQVGFIDRDVAALHKLVPPQGAAVVLVLDDLDDPGNAGTLVRSAEAFGVSAVCFGPASVEPYNDKLVRASMGALFRVPIVRYAAWSELAGALGKGELSVMGASATGPDIRSVELPQRSALVLGNERHGLRAVPADAFAMVVGIPQRPAGESLNVAVAGSIVLYELARCGLRLSTER